One window of the Pempheris klunzingeri isolate RE-2024b chromosome 10, fPemKlu1.hap1, whole genome shotgun sequence genome contains the following:
- the mpc2b gene encoding mitochondrial pyruvate carrier 2b — protein MAALRASYHRILDRIEHILPSKLRPLYNHPAGPKTVFFWAPVFKWGLVVAGLADMTRPAEKLSTSQSGVLTATGLIWSRYSLVIIPKNWNLFAVNFFVGSAGASQLYRIWRHKQDQKALAKEAAES, from the exons ATGGCTGCGCTCAGAGCGTCCTACCACAGGATTTTGGACAGGATCGAGCACATACTGCCCTCCAAGCTGAGACCCCTGTACAACCACCCGGCAG gtcCAAAAACAGTTTTCTTCTGGGCTCCGGTGTTTAAATGG GGGCTGGTTGTAGCTGGTTTGGCTGATATGACTCGACCAGCAGAAAAACTCAGTACCTCCCAGTCTGGGGTGCTCACAGCCACAG GCCTGATCTGGTCCAGATACTCGTTGGTCATAATCCCGAAGAACTGGAACTTGTTTGCTGTCAACTTCTTTGTGGGCAGCGCAGGAGCCTCCCAGCTCTACAGGATCtggag GCACAAACAGGATCAGAAGGCTCTGGCTAAAGAGGCTGCAGAGTCCTGA